A genomic region of Xiphophorus couchianus chromosome 18, X_couchianus-1.0, whole genome shotgun sequence contains the following coding sequences:
- the LOC114133451 gene encoding uncharacterized protein LOC114133451 isoform X1 has product MANHRISRSLLQVNEMLPYELRQSIRCPKKYGQTVKERNFLLAPPFSSQLLFEEHDPEKPLDERYIRNAAIIPDLSDQLCSSEAVKTEETSGAALMIHGYSVEDFQKTHHSVVDPLLYRPCGKQRPYSLELGFIIKERLLDKMAYPTLEISERPDGKVEVTERFCVLRSTPSIDIDCKGELW; this is encoded by the exons ATGGCTAATCATCGAATCAGCCGATCCCTTCTGCAG GTAAATGAGATGCTCCCCTATGAGTTGAGACAGAGCATTCGATGCCCTAAAAAGTATGGGCAGACTGTTAAGGAGAGGAACTTCTTGTTGGCTCCACCATTTAGTTCGCAGCTATTGTTTGAGGAGCATGACCCTGAGAAACCGCTGGATGAGAGGTATATCAGGAATGCTGCAATTATTCCAGATCTCTCCGATCAGTTGTGCAGCTCCGAAGCTGTCAAGACAGAGGAGACCTCAGGTGCTGCTCTGATGATCCATGGTTATTCAGTGGAAGACTTCCAGAAGACCCATCACTCTGTGGTGGATCCCCTGCTCTACAGGCCCTGTGGGAAGCAGAGGCCTTACAGCCTGGAGCTGGGGTTCATCATCAAGGAACGCCTGCTGGACAAGATGGCGTATCCGACACTGGAGATTTCAGAGCGCCCAGATGGAAAGGTGGAAGTGACGGAGAGGTTCTGTGTGCTTCGTTCAACACCTTCTATAGATATAGACTGTAAAGGGGAACTGTGGTAA
- the LOC114133451 gene encoding uncharacterized protein LOC114133451 isoform X2 has protein sequence MLPYELRQSIRCPKKYGQTVKERNFLLAPPFSSQLLFEEHDPEKPLDERYIRNAAIIPDLSDQLCSSEAVKTEETSGAALMIHGYSVEDFQKTHHSVVDPLLYRPCGKQRPYSLELGFIIKERLLDKMAYPTLEISERPDGKVEVTERFCVLRSTPSIDIDCKGELW, from the coding sequence ATGCTCCCCTATGAGTTGAGACAGAGCATTCGATGCCCTAAAAAGTATGGGCAGACTGTTAAGGAGAGGAACTTCTTGTTGGCTCCACCATTTAGTTCGCAGCTATTGTTTGAGGAGCATGACCCTGAGAAACCGCTGGATGAGAGGTATATCAGGAATGCTGCAATTATTCCAGATCTCTCCGATCAGTTGTGCAGCTCCGAAGCTGTCAAGACAGAGGAGACCTCAGGTGCTGCTCTGATGATCCATGGTTATTCAGTGGAAGACTTCCAGAAGACCCATCACTCTGTGGTGGATCCCCTGCTCTACAGGCCCTGTGGGAAGCAGAGGCCTTACAGCCTGGAGCTGGGGTTCATCATCAAGGAACGCCTGCTGGACAAGATGGCGTATCCGACACTGGAGATTTCAGAGCGCCCAGATGGAAAGGTGGAAGTGACGGAGAGGTTCTGTGTGCTTCGTTCAACACCTTCTATAGATATAGACTGTAAAGGGGAACTGTGGTAA